ATCAAGACACAAGGTGAAAGCAAAGGAAACAACCACCGAAGCAGGTATAAAGAAAaccagtttttcttaaaaatttccccaaaaaatgtagaatctttgttttattacaaaagtgtctgaaaataaagtaatttgtACCCATTTAtccaaattgcaaaaatttaaatgagaaatgTTATGCCCCCGGGTGAAGCCACAAGACACTGCCACCGCACCCCGACGCACAACCGACCggaattactatttttattattattagtctcAAACTAACAAATTTGTcagttacaccccccccccccccccccccccccccccccccccgactgtaaaaattcttacaaaaatcGAATAAAGTTGTCCAACATTACATTGTACTTTTTAAGTGTTGTTTTGCAATTAAGAGCATTATTAccctttttataataaataaaacctCCGTAAATTCACGCTTGTCCTTTTTACTCTTATGGTGCAAAATCCTGACATCATCCCACCTAAAATCATGTCCTGTCCTTTGAATGTGTTTTGTTAGTACATTATGGTCCCTAGGTGACGcattaaaattattcatgtgTTCTCTTCTTCTGAGACGAAATTTTCTCTTAGTTTGACCCACATACACCTTACTGCACTCTGCGCATGAAATCTTATAGATCACCTCTTTGTGATCCAATCGATCAAGCTGATCTTTACCCAGTCTAATAACATCATTGCTTTTTCGCGGAGTTGTAAAAATTGTGTGTGAATTAGCCCCTTTCAGAGCCCGTTTCATCAATTGTGAGATCCCACCATAGTATGGCAAAATAACCGTATTATATCTATTACGAGTATATTCTATAGCATTATCTTTTTTCGGTAATTTACCATTCGAATCTCTCATGCTCAATTGTCTCAATCTTGAATTAagatgtttttcaacaaaaaattctggataatgaatcataaaaaggatatttttgaCCTTAGCTAAATTTTCATTATGATAGGACTCGTGTGAGCGTCTGAttgcattatcaaccaaattcTCAACAATATCCACTTTCACACATCTGGGATGCAGTGAATTGTAATTGAGAGTGCTACCCGGAAAAGTCACTTTTCTAAACCAACCTGTTTGTAACATTTCCCTCATTGCTTCTTATTACCGTAACATCGAGAAAGTTAATCACCCCGTTGAGTTCGGACTCACAAGTGAATTTAAGTCTCTcatgttttgaattgaaacaggCTAAAACTTGTTGAACTTTATCTCGATCAAGATAAATAAAAGAGTCATTAACGTAATGAACATAGAATGGTACATCATAATTATAATCGCGCTGAAACTCTTCAAAACCTCCAACTCTATGTCCTCCATGACCATATCGGCGAAGATCGGTGAGACCACCAATACTTTAGTCATTGGTATGTTTGGGTACATGGCCACCACATCAAAAGAAACAAATACACTGTCTGACGGAACTTGAAAATCTGGAATCTTACTTATAAATTCCAagctatttttaatcgaaaatctcGGTGcatctattgatttttttagaatactcAGTATAAATTCCTCAAGTTTCCTAGTGGGTTTGTTTACTGTCGATATTACAGGACGCAAGGGGAAGCCCTCCTTATGTATTTTTACTAAACTATAGGCTAGTGCCAAATTTGTACTATTTATATTAACAGTCCCTACATCTGCCTTTTTACCCAAATACTTCTTATCTCGCCACCtcttaagtaataaaaaagttgctttttgagAAGTCTTCAACGGATCTCTCTCTACCAACATGAAGctatttttatcgcaaaaaattgcctctattttttcattattactaTCTCTATTAATTAGTACCGTTATATTGCCCTTATCTGCCTTTGTTATCAATATCTCTGCATTATTACTCAAAAATTCTCTGGTCAACGCAAGTCCCCTACTCAACTTATTACTCAACACAGTAGTACTCCTATTCTTCCGGATCAACTCGACTGACAATATAAGGAACTTTCTCCTAACATTCCGTCTGTCCTCTAGATCATCTATTTTTTCCATATTGTTTTCAAGACACTTCACCATGTTAATAACCTGATCTGATTTTTTCTCCCCAAACTCATTACTAAAACCACCCCCCAGTCTCAATATATCTAGAACACTATCAGGACTTACTCTTATGCCCGATATATTAATCAACCAGGGATCCTTTAATTCTAGATACAAGTGACTGTGTAAATTCAAGTAAAGTTGTTGTACATTACCCTGTTGACAGATCAAATTTGTGAATCTagcattatttttatcaattttaactaAACTACTTGCATCTACACTTTTGACTCTATTTCTACATTCTTCAACTATATTAGCTGGTAATAATCTATGCATACTATCAAAAGTTTCTTTCAATCTTTTCTTCAAGTTGGAACAATTAGCATAAATCTGACCAATCAGGCAGTTTAGAATTCCCTTCTGATACTTAAGCGTCATCATGACCAATCTGTCCGGTATTTTTTTGCTGTTAAAGTTGAAATCTATATTTCCcctaatttcagaattttactgGAAAAAACTCCATGTTCTTTGCAGCGAATTAGACAATCTTTCTAGATTTTATTGTCTCTTAATCTTTTATTGATATCAAAAAACTTTAAGATTACTTCCACTCCCTCTACCCCATAATTGCGCTCCATAACCCCGAGTTCCATTGTCCTTATTTTGTAAGTTATTGTTGCGAGGTACAACAATTCAAGCAgagtttataattattattacgagggtagttcaataagtccttagaatgaccaacagatggcgcgcgaatcgctccaaattatctgttttcagacagcaccactcccgactagatatatggtgcagtcacagtccacatcttctgagtttgcgtgtttttataaccaattgaaaaaaaatgttcgttaagaaaaatgaaaaaaaaacgagttcagagcggtaatcaaacgttttcatttaaagggtttaactccatatgagataaaaaattaattggactcagttcatggcacatctgcccctgccttagcaacggtttataactgggtaaatgaatttaagcgtggtcgtacatcaataagtgacgaaccacgttcaggaaggcccgtagaagcaagtactcccgaaatcatcaataaaatccacgatgtgggattataaaaacttgaaaagcgattgaccaagtgtatagagctccaagtagattatgttgaaaaataaaaaaaaaattacccaaaaaaaatttttttatacttcattctaaggacttattgaactaccctcgtattataatttttttttgtggttgataCTAATCCCCGACTATCACACTCTTATTAATCTATTTCAAGTAACCGACATATGTCAGACGTCTGATCACCACGAGAATACCAGAACATCACGCATGAGTGCACCCAAGGGATCAAACAAAAGAGTATATAAAAAAAACCTCTCAGGGACTCTCATCAGGGATCAGGGTATCGCAGGGGTCAATCAAGGGGAAGTGAAGtaataatgagaaaaataatgatgaaataaatcataaatatgataaaatcatTATGATGAGAAAAAAGCTTTATTGGAAAaggaaaaatacttttcaatgaagaaaaaaaatttttttttatgctagTAGAAAGACAAAAGAGGGGGAGGGGGTTTGGGGggggaaatatatataaaaaatcataatgtgAAGCGACAAAAAACAGGTCAAGATTCAGTCCCCATCCTTATTTCAACTTATCAGACACccaattagttaaaaaaagtttattttctgaaaaacaaccTTCCTTCTTTGACAAAGACTCTTTATGAGAGACCCTATTCAGATTATTCTGTTAATATTTACCCTTCGCAAATCCATCAGCCAATCAAAGCATTGTTTTTACCCAAGAGATTCCCTAAATCCTTTAAATCATTGGAAAAACCTTTCTTTCAAAAAGCTGCAAAAACCAGTCAAATGAACCAAAGACAATACCCCTGAAAGAAGCGTAGGAGGGGAGGGGCAAAGGNNNNNNNNNNNNNNNNNNNNNNNNNNNNNNNNNNNNNNNNNNNNNNNNNNNNNNNNNNNNNNNNNNNNNNNNNNNNNNNNNNNNNNNNNNNNNNNNNNNNGTTTCTGTAGAAGATGCATTTAGCAACCTGGTGCATGGTCAGGTACATGCGCATCATCGAAACTAcatttaaagttcatatttttatcatcgatctttaaattttgtgagaatttctgTATAAGATGCTTTTAGCAACCCGGTGCATGGCGAGATACATTCGCATCATCGAAACTAAATTTGAAGTTGATATGTTGATCAACGATCTTTAAATTTTGCGAGAATTTCGGTATAAGATGCTTTTAGCAACCTGGTGCTTGACGAGGTACGTCTACATCATCGTAACTacatttgaaattgatatttgtaTCATCGAGGTTTAgattttgtgagaattcctgtagaagacGCTTTTAGCAGCCTGTTGCATGACCAGGTACTTCCGCATCATCGAAACTATAtctgaagttgatatttttatcatcgaaCTTCAAATATTGTGAGAGTTTCTGTAGAAGATGCATTTAGCAACCTGGTGCATGGTCAGGTACATGCGCATCATCGAAACTAcatttaaagttcatatttttatcatcgatcttcaaatgtttgtgagaattcctgtagaagagGCTTTGAGCAACCCGGCGCATGGCCAGGTACATCCGCATCATCaaaactacatttgaagttgatatttttatcatcgatctttaaattttgtga
The sequence above is drawn from the Belonocnema kinseyi isolate 2016_QV_RU_SX_M_011 chromosome 7, B_treatae_v1, whole genome shotgun sequence genome and encodes:
- the LOC117176408 gene encoding uncharacterized protein LOC117176408 — its product is MTLKYQKGILNCLIGQIYANCSNLKKRLKETFDSMHRLLPANIVEECRNRVKSVDASSLVKIDKNNARFTNLICQQGNVQQLYLNLHSHLYLELKDPWLINISGIRVSPDSVLDILRLGGGFSNEFGEKKSDQVINMVKCLENNMEKIDDLEDRRNVRRKFLILSVELIRKNRSTTVLSNKLSRGLALTREFLSNNAEILITKADKGNITVLINRDSNNEKIEAIFCDKNSFMLVERDPLKTSQKATFLLLKRWRDKKYLGKKADVGTVNINSTNLALAYSLVKIHKEGFPLRPVISTVNKPTRKLEEFILSILKKSIDAPRFSIKNSLEFISKIPDFQVPSDSVFVSFDVVAMYPNIPMTKVLVVSPIFADMVMEDIELEVLKSFSAIIIMMYHSMFITLMTLLFILIEIKFNKF